A genomic stretch from Nilaparvata lugens isolate BPH chromosome 8, ASM1435652v1, whole genome shotgun sequence includes:
- the LOC111054004 gene encoding ras-related protein Rab-40C — protein sequence MAVETRLCQQQKEYDYLLKFLLVGDSDVGKQEILSGLEDGSSESPFCSGCAYKTTIILLDGKRVKLQLWDTSGQGRFCTIIRSYSRGAQGILLVYDITNKWSFDGIDRWLKEVEEHAPGVPKVLVGNRLHLAFKRQVCAREAESYAAKNHMAFFEVSPLCNFNIRESFTELSRRALQRNGMERLWRSNKVLSLQELCCRTIVSCTTVYSIDQLPLPTTIKSHLKSYALTSYTSSGAAGAHHGPAKKLRLAHTPGDCEYARLSWTARNSCVIS from the exons ATGGCAGTGGAGACAAGATTATGTCAACAACAAAAGGagtatgattatttattaaaatttttattagttGGTGATAGTGACGTCGGTAAACAAGAAATATTAAGTGGATTAGAAGACGGTTCATCGGAATCTCCTTTTTGCAGTGGCTGTG CATACAAAACGACAATAATCCTGTTGGATGGGAAGAGAGTGAAGCTGCAGCTATGGGACACGTCGGGCCAAGGCAGGTTCTGCACAATCATCCGCTCCTATTCGCGAGGGGCACAGGGCATTCTACTCGTCTACGACATCACCAACAAGTGGTCGTTCGATGGCATTGACCGCTGGCTCAAGGAGGTCGAGGAG CATGCGCCCGGGGTACCGAAAGTGCTGGTAGGCAATCGGCTGCATCTGGCGTTCAAGCGGCAGGTGTGCGCGCGCGAGGCCGAGTCCTACGCCGCCAAGAACCACATGGCCTTCTTCGAGGTCAGTCCGCTCTGCAACTTCAACATACGCGAGAGCTTCACCGAACTGTCCAGGCGAGCCCTCCAGCGCAACGGCATGGAGCGGCTCTGGAGATCGAATAAAG TATTGTCGCTGCAAGAGCTCTGCTGCCGAACGATAGTGTCGTGCACGACCGTATACAGCATTGACCAGCTGCCGCTTCCGACGACGATCAAGTCGCACCTTAAGTCGTACGCGCTGACCAGCTACACGAGCTCGGGCGCAGCAGGGGCGCACCACGGCCCCGCCAAGAAGCTGCGCCTAGCGCATACGCCCGGCGACTGTGAGTATGCGCGCCTCTCATGGACTGCGCGCAACTCGTGTGTCATCTCCTGA